The proteins below are encoded in one region of Styela clava chromosome 4, kaStyClav1.hap1.2, whole genome shotgun sequence:
- the LOC120326756 gene encoding FHF complex subunit HOOK-interacting protein 1B-like has product MSWIRRKLSQVTNNNASTSSSVSPTTPQSPTSIRYEVFKSHWLQVSDIICSDDGVFIKTHSTLLKKPKPVTQDDADAVRNLLEQMIYLLVEEQTAGLQLGPILEYLVTNKLMLKLFQWFERSGELQKQIAMNQIKVYEVLISQAQHSLLHHRQLITPMLKLLSSCSEMNSEEVDSHVVLLLNLLCVWISRDPTLLEVFFGSSDDQGATNFLIFSLLIGFIHREGSIGQQARDALLLCITMSCENERIAEYIVKTDFCPVLATGLSGLYSSLPRQIDVRADEWHFLRKQDWSQVPALVNFMNSFEFCNSVIEVSCGVVSENLLNYIYNGFLVSVFGPALHKPSASEVIVTTAYLNLFLQSVTAPELLQCFLKFLLCHRHDNSLIINTLIQRIGSNSRLAAVSLSLFRTLLDLDCEDLMLHLVFRYLIPCQHILASQHRSICDVDMYSASAHRFINLAPLCFNLQSDKTSLNNELSESPSVINKSVKDVAVTDADSKERSNSQVSAGSNNSNHSDQSEMITSPTTMAEFGPDHDSQMLLHTSYMDYLESANSAIASCKEACKNWSEPYNGKNPSTDSVTEVKGLTGSMSAGLLHDKALSLLSINDKENHKTHAESDPFPMQYQKLQGAERSPALHALNATYQALNATAQVLNIKRLSTLPMNGNAEELNQEINSLPEEHKEQITDPDQNNSVDVFKEESDIPEKIRVENGFSVKDDAEKVLGNGVENSGNVSEQTNDEKNESAISDEATANSSFDNYDPDNKEKDNKPSNAQTSSVDEFFRRLMDSVPKNARDRIEGKVSSPTEDTGIEFPIEDDSFAERLNSTASNEPDGTHRQASVNSEDSSYEKSLEDHDENWEDDSMSINSSFYEPDLEYTPAEFSVAPLVPRLKMHAMPYTGPFLSTLFGKLDQMPSNSLYENLLLTGIISRLSIYPQPLIRSFLLNTYVVFHPAVRSLYQVLTGVKNRIESYAANVENFDALLCRAEKYLLARGNEAVDTIEQNLVQDTPMPVPRVKTRNTALGEVFLRRKRRKPLTQKGSKLDTLVEKQGRSLQLTQKTGFEGQSMFYAVSNTKFFSALDKQNNDTRTKNVVFACVILHEFLKELAAISQEHAVTCA; this is encoded by the coding sequence ATGTCCTGGATACGCCGAAAATTGAGTCAAGTCACTAATAATAACGCAAGTACAAGTAGCTCTGTCTCTCCTACAACACCACAGAGTCCTACTTCGATTCGTTATGAGGTGTTCAAATCCCATTGGTTACAAGTTTCTGATATTATATGCTCTGATGATGGTGTTTTTATAAAGACGCATTCAACGCTGCTGAAGAAACCTAAACCAGTTACGCAGGATGATGCGGATGCAGTACGCAATCTTCTCGAACAAATGATTTACTTGTTAGTGGAAGAACAAACAGCTGGATTACAACTTGGACCTATTTTAGAATATCTTGTCACAAATAAACTCATGCTTAAATTATTTCAGTGGTTTGAAAGATCAGGAGAGTTACAGAAACAGATAGCAATGAATCAAATCAAAGTTTATGAAGTTTTGATCAGTCAAGCTCAACATTCGTTGCTCCATCACAGACAATTAATAACACCAATGTTGAAATTATTATCGTCTTGTTCTGAAATGAATTCGGAAGAAGTTGACAGCCATGTTGTTTTGTTGCTGAATCTACTGTGTGTTTGGATTAGTCGTGACCCTACTTTGTTGGAAGTATTTTTTGGTTCATCTGATGATCAAGGAGCaactaattttctaatttttagcCTTTTAATCGGATTCATTCATAGAGAGGGAAGTATCGGACAGCAAGCGAGAGATGCACTGTTGCTTTGTATCACTATGTCATGTGAGAATGAACGTATTGCAGAATACATTGTCAAAACTGACTTTTGTCCAGTATTGGCTACTGGATTAAGTGGTTTGTATTCAAGTTTGCCTCGTCAAATTGATGTCCGGGCAGATGAATGGCATTTTCTAAGGAAACAGGACTGGAGTCAAGTCCCAGCGCTTGTGAATTTCATGAACTCTTTTGAATTTTGTAATTCTGTTATTGAGGTTTCTTGTGGTGTTGTAAGTGAAAATTTACTAAACTACATATACAATGGTTTTTTAGTCTCTGTTTTTGGACCTGCATTACACAAACCGTCAGCGAGTGAAGTAATTGTTACAACTGCGTATCTCAATCTATTTCTGCAATCTGTGACGGCCCCAGAACTTTTACAATGCTTTCTCAAGTTCTTACTGTGCCACAGGCATGATAATTCACTCATCATCAATACATTGATACAAAGAATTGGGAGCAACAGTAGGCTGGCTGCGGTTTCGTTGTCACTCTTTCGAACGTTGCTAGATTTGGATTGTGAAGATTTGATGCTGCATTTAGTGTTTCGATATTTGATACCATGTCAGCACATACTCGCCAGTCAACATCGCTCAATATGTGATGTAGATATGTACAGTGCATCTGCTCATAGATTTATAAATCTTGCTCCATTATGTTTTAATTTACAAAGCGATAAAACATCTTTGAATAATGAGTTAAGTGAATCACCTTCAGTTATTAACAAATCTGTTAAAGATGTCGCTGTGACAGACGCTGATTCCAAAGAACGCTCAAATTCTCAGGTATCCGCAGGATCAAATAACAGCAATCATAGTGACCAATCAGAAATGATTACGAGCCCCACAACAATGGCAGAGTTTGGCCCGGATCATGACTCTCAAATGTTATTGCATACAAGCTATATGGATTATTTGGAAAGTGCTAATTCTGCTATTGCCTCATGTAAAGAAGCTTGTAAGAATTGGTCGGAGCCTTATAATGGAAAGAATCCTTCTACAGATTCTGTTACAGAAGTGAAGGGTTTAACTGGCAGTATGTCTGCTGGACTTTTGCATGATAAAGCACTGAGTCTCCTGTCTATTAATGATAAAGAAAATCACAAAACACATGCTGAATCTGATCCCTTCCCAATGCAATATCAAAAACTTCAGGGAGCTGAACGAAGCCCAGCATTACATGCCTTAAATGCTACATACCAAGCACTAAATGCAACAGCGCAAGTTCTTAACATTAAAAGGTTGTCAACATTACCAATGAATGGGAACGCTGAAGAGTTGAATCAGGAGATAAATTCTCTGCCCGAAGAACATAAAGAACAAATCACTGATCCAGATCAAAATAATTCTGTTGACGTTTTCAAAGAAGAATCTGATATACCTGAAAAAATTAGGGTTGAAAACGGGTTTTCAGTGAAGGATGATGCTGAAAAAGTATTGGGGAATGGTGTCGAAAATTCAGGCAATGTGAGTGAACAAACCAATGACGAAAAAAATGAGTCTGCTATATCTGATGAAGCAACAGCTAATTCATCATTTGATAATTATGATCCAGATAACAAGGAGAAAGATAACAAACCATCGAATGCTCAGACTTCTTCTGTGGATGAATTTTTCAGGAGGTTAATGGATAGTGTACCAAAAAATGCAAGAGATCGAATTGAAGGAAAAGTGTCATCACCCACTGAAGATACTGGAATTGAATTCCCCATTGAAGATGATTCATTTGCAGAAAGACTGAATAGTACAGCGAGTAATGAACCTGATGGCACTCACCGTCAGGCTAGCGTAAATTCGGAGGATTCCAGTtatgaaaaaagtttggaagATCATGATGAAAATTGGGAAGATGATAGCATGTCGATTAACTCTTCGTTTTATGAACCAGATTTAGAATACACACCTGCGGAATTTTCTGTCGCTCCCTTAGTGCCACGTCTAAAAATGCATGCCATGCCTTATACAGGTCCGTTTCTAAGTACTTTGTTCGGAAAGTTGGATCAAATGCCGAGCAATTCGCTTTACGAAAACCTTCTGTTGACTGGGATCATATCGAGACTATCTATATATCCTCAACCTCTGATTCGATCTTTTCTTCTAAATACTTATGTCGTTTTTCATCCTGCAGTAAGGTCATTATATCAAGTTCTTACTGGAGTGAAAAATCGTATAGAATCGTATGCCGCAAATGTGGAAAATTTTGATGCGTTGTTGTGCCGGGCAGAAAAATACCTTCTTGCTAGAGGAAATGAAGCAGTTGACACCATTGAACAAAACTTAGTTCAAGATACACCCATGCCGGTACCGAGAGTGAAAACAAGAAATACTGCTCTTGGGGAAGTGTTTTTAAGAAGAAAGCGAAGAAAACCATTGACCCAGAAAGGCTCAAAACTAGATACATTGGTCGAAAAACAAGGAAGGTCATTACAACTGACACAAAAAACAGGATTTGAGGGACAATCCATGTTTTATGCAGTTTCTAACACAAAATTTTTCTCCGCATTAGATAAGCAAAATAATGACACACGAACTAAAAATGTTGTGTTTGCATGTGTGATTCTGCATGAATTTTTAAAGGAATTGGCAGCCATATCTCAAGAACATGCCGTTACATGTGCCTGA
- the LOC120326757 gene encoding THO complex subunit 5 homolog: MASYNEASEVHAEDSLHDLNMFSSITKEIQTIMQQISHLKSKTPDKGKEEINELRLTGSLHFMTLKKLNRLAQIRCKNAKDSTLEAKQKLDANNLRLQNLQYEISHLDREVNNCLQFKSKHEDIDLVSVNEFYTEAPPTISKENETRTDNHLQTLARLDWELENRKTLKEELTQAHEKKDKICEGIKKRKQDLDSLKPNLETILKSTMPLQEALGDHFTETRALYDTAYLLPQPLYVLFVQAKAFSDACDRNMDVQIGGDVNVAKRLKDLETRKVVDATNLYKNRYEDDSDSENEDDQENKRGRRKSTSTKAASSEVMNIDSSISKHPLFVSLKIYLESKTANSSYLLMRFYSYDSEFVTVIPSLELCSSLNEIKKSRVIAASSLLNDLQLVDNGTSIPHKATGTGKHSTGISFSENEFGYVWAQKLAGLVALQDGEVISRQSGFSTMHLIIKLIRKRIESRLSLANQLNDYSNNVVTCDPSFRENFAPVVLFKLSSWKCIDFHDYSQMEFTSAARELDLVSKNDYFYCGTLQRGSSANVEVAVAVSDKYPTKWPLFRIQVCWHGNHTAENNLNVREIEVEVNCKMPQIVMKSRKKLQNELLSVQLYRLLTLLDIYVETDCNMDGSDMPSEFPTSKLCPRMSKGRARLKPFKYNARHKFQCY, translated from the coding sequence atggcGAGCTATAACGAAGCATCTGAAGTACACGCTGAAGATTCCCTCCATGATCTCAATATGTTTTCATCAATCACAAAGGAAATACAGACAATCATGCAACAAATTTCACATCTCAAGTCGAAAACGCCTGACAAAGGGAAAGAGGAAATCAACGAACTACGTCTCACTGGTTCACTCCATTTTATGACGCTGAAAAAACTCAATCGACTTGCACAAATTAGATGTAAAAATGCCAAAGATTCCACGCTGGAAGCGAAGCAAAAATTAGATGCAAATAATCTACGTTTGCAGAATTTGCAATATGAAATAAGCCATCTTGACAGGGAGGTTAATAATTGTTTACAATTCAAGTCAAAACATGAAGATATTGATTTGGTTTCAGTCAATGAGTTTTATACTGAAGCGCCTCCGACAATATCCAAAGAAAATGAGACCAGAACAGATAATCATTTACAAACTCTAGCACGACTGGATTGGGAATTGGAAAATCGCAAAACATTGAAAGAGGAACTAACACAAGCACATGAAAAGAAAGACAAAATATGCGAAGGAATAAAGAAACGCAAACAAGATTTAGACAGCTTAAAACCAAATTTGGAAACGATCTTAAAAAGCACAATGCCATTGCAGGAAGCACTAGGTGATCATTTTACTGAAACAAGGGCACTTTATGACACAGCATATCTTCTTCCTCAGCCTTTGTACGTGCTATTTGTGCAAGCGAAAGCATTCTCCGACGCATGTGACAGAAACATGGATGTACAGATCGGAGGGGATGTCAATGTTGCAAAAAGATTGAAAGATCTGGAAACAAGAAAAGTTGTTGATGCAACTAATTTATATAAGAATCGATATGAAGATGATAGCGATTCTGAAAATGAGGATGATCAGGAAAATAAGAGAGGAAGAAGGAAGAGTACATCTACAAAAGCAGCATCGAGTGAAGTGATGAACATTGACAGTTCAATCTCCAAACATCCGCTCTTTGTTTCGCTCAAAATTTACCTCGAATCGAAGACTGCAAATTCTTCCTATTTGTTGATGAGATTTTACAGCTATGATTCTGAGTTTGTTACTGTTATTCCATCCCTAGAATTGTGTAGCTCATTGAATGAAATCAAGAAATCTCGTGTCATAGCTGCATCGTCCCTTCTGAATGATCTTCAACTAGTTGATAATGGTACATCCATACCTCATAAAGCAACAGGTACTGGAAAACACAGTACTGGAATTTCATTCTCAGAAAATGAGTTTGGTTATGTCTGGGCGCAAAAGTTAGCAGGTTTGGTTGCATTGCAGGATGGTGAAGTAATAAGTAGACAATCCGGTTTTTCTACAATGCATCTTATCATAAAGCTAATTAGGAAACGGATAGAATCTCGTCTCTCACTAGCAAATCAACTCAATGATTATTCAAACAACGTTGTAACATGTGATCCAAGTTTCCGAGAAAATTTTGCACCTGTTGTTCTGTTCAAGCTATCTTCATGGAAGTGCATCGATTTTCATGATTATTCTCAAATGGAATTTACTTCTGCAGCAAGAGAGCTTGATTTAGTGTCGAAAAATGATTACTTCTACTGCGGAACTTTGCAAAGAGGTTCGAGTGCGAATGTAGAGGTAGCAGTTGCTGTGTCCGACAAATATCCAACGAAATGGCCACTGTTCAGAATCCAAGTCTGTTGGCATGGCAACCACACAGCCGAAAATAACCTCAATGTGAGAGAGATAGAAGTTGAAGTGAACTGCAAAATGCCACAGATCGTCATGAAATCCAGAAAGAAATTGCAGAACGAGTTATTGTCAGTGCAGTTATACAGGCTGTTAACTCTGCTTGATATATATGTTGAAACGGACTGCAACATGGACGGTAGCGACATGCCATCTGAATTTCCAACCAGTAAACTATGTCCACGGATGTCAAAAGGAAGGGCACGCCTGAAACCTTTCAAATACAATGCGAGACACAAATTTCAATGCTACTGA